A region of Streptomyces sp. R44 DNA encodes the following proteins:
- a CDS encoding cupin domain-containing protein — MSNEPIPLSKALASFDALWSPRIVTRVNDYDVRIAKVEGEHIWHVHDDTDEFFLVLDGELHISLREHDGERTVLLSQGAVFTVPRGTEHKPYAPSGAAILMFEPSGTPTVGDRHDEVPDHVDSTTGHPLNA, encoded by the coding sequence GTGAGCAACGAACCCATTCCCCTCAGCAAGGCTCTGGCCTCCTTCGACGCCCTGTGGAGCCCCCGGATCGTCACGCGCGTCAACGACTACGACGTCCGCATCGCCAAGGTCGAGGGCGAACACATCTGGCACGTCCACGACGACACCGACGAGTTCTTCCTGGTACTCGACGGCGAGCTGCACATCTCCTTGCGCGAGCACGATGGCGAGCGCACGGTCCTCCTCTCACAGGGGGCGGTCTTCACCGTCCCCCGAGGCACGGAACACAAGCCGTACGCCCCGTCCGGCGCCGCGATCCTCATGTTCGAGCCCAGCGGGACACCGACCGTAGGTGATCGCCACGACGAGGTCCCAGACCACGTGGACTCCACGACCGGACATCCACTCAACGCCTGA
- a CDS encoding (2Fe-2S)-binding protein, which translates to MELGASGAGGSPGGFFVLRTTAPAAGGAHRPLARLYAGEDGPLTARVDHVTARIGATERRVGASVAHLGLAARLWSTALGPAALHGRFPALDPAELYWDGASAAPDDLWWAGTETRPGTVDALREAVQEAHLVPLHAALRRDGNVSPRLLRGNAGSALAGALRELTRWARAHGRPEAAERAAVLVSGLLDDPDLAGTLRGPRLRRTTCCLYYRAPGGGLCGDCVFDHAPRTGLEARPPAP; encoded by the coding sequence ATGGAACTCGGCGCGAGCGGTGCCGGCGGATCGCCGGGCGGCTTCTTCGTCCTGCGGACCACCGCCCCGGCGGCCGGCGGCGCGCACCGCCCGCTCGCCCGCCTGTACGCGGGGGAGGACGGCCCCCTCACCGCGCGCGTGGACCACGTCACCGCCCGGATCGGAGCCACCGAGCGGCGCGTCGGGGCCTCCGTCGCCCACCTCGGGCTCGCCGCCCGGCTCTGGTCCACCGCCCTCGGCCCCGCCGCGCTCCACGGCCGCTTCCCGGCCCTCGACCCCGCCGAGCTGTACTGGGACGGGGCGTCGGCCGCACCCGACGACCTGTGGTGGGCCGGCACCGAGACCCGTCCCGGGACCGTGGACGCGCTGCGCGAGGCCGTCCAGGAGGCCCACCTCGTCCCGCTGCACGCGGCACTGCGCCGCGACGGGAACGTCTCCCCGCGGCTCCTCCGGGGCAACGCCGGCTCCGCCCTCGCGGGCGCCCTGCGCGAGCTGACCCGCTGGGCGCGCGCCCACGGCCGTCCCGAGGCGGCCGAGCGGGCCGCCGTCCTGGTCTCCGGGCTCCTCGACGACCCGGACCTCGCCGGGACCCTCCGCGGCCCCCGGCTGCGCCGCACCACGTGCTGCCTCTACTACCGCGCCCCGGGCGGCGGGCTGTGCGGCGACTGTGTCTTCGACCACGCCCCCCGAACGGGTTTGGAGGCGCGGCCCCCCGCTCCGTAA
- the panD gene encoding aspartate 1-decarboxylase — MIRTMFKSKIHRATVTQADLHYVGSVTIDAELMEAADLLPGELVHIVDIDNGARLETYVIEGERGSGVIGINGAAAHLVHPGDLVILISYTQLEDAEARSFVPRVVHVDGDNRIVELGGDASAPVPGSDTVRGPHAVPAQV, encoded by the coding sequence GTGATACGCACCATGTTCAAGTCGAAGATCCATCGCGCCACCGTGACCCAGGCCGACCTGCACTACGTCGGCTCCGTCACCATCGACGCGGAGCTGATGGAGGCCGCCGACCTGCTGCCCGGCGAGCTGGTCCACATCGTCGACATCGACAACGGAGCCCGCCTGGAGACCTATGTCATCGAGGGCGAGCGCGGCTCCGGTGTCATCGGGATCAACGGCGCGGCCGCCCACCTCGTGCACCCCGGCGACCTGGTGATCCTCATCAGCTACACGCAGCTCGAGGACGCGGAGGCGCGGAGCTTCGTGCCGCGCGTCGTGCACGTCGACGGCGACAACCGCATCGTGGAGCTCGGCGGCGACGCGTCCGCGCCCGTCCCCGGCAGCGACACCGTCCGCGGCCCGCACGCCGTGCCCGCCCAGGTCTGA
- a CDS encoding cyclopropane-fatty-acyl-phospholipid synthase family protein: MSREQISAIAHADHPIKSPLDDDSVSRLLERGLPRGDERVLDLGCGTAEWLLRALETRPHLHAEGVDVSEVALTQAREAARARGVDERLVLHRQQAADFGPSEPFDLVISIGATHAFGGLLPTLAAAREHLAPGGRVLIGESFWDRDPSPEAVEMFGELDDLATTVDHVVADGWTPVHGHVSTRAELDAYEWACWGSLASWALDHRTDPAAAQVLEAATDARAQWLHGYRDSFGFVCLVLRRTSE, encoded by the coding sequence ATGAGCCGCGAACAGATCTCCGCGATCGCCCATGCCGACCACCCGATCAAGTCCCCGCTCGACGACGACTCGGTCAGCCGGCTGCTCGAACGCGGCCTGCCGCGAGGCGACGAGCGCGTGCTCGACCTCGGATGCGGCACGGCGGAATGGCTCCTGCGCGCCCTGGAGACACGCCCGCACCTGCACGCCGAGGGCGTCGACGTCTCCGAGGTCGCCCTGACGCAGGCACGGGAGGCAGCGCGCGCACGCGGCGTCGACGAGCGCCTGGTCCTCCACCGGCAGCAGGCCGCGGACTTCGGCCCTTCAGAGCCCTTCGACCTGGTGATCAGCATCGGCGCCACGCACGCCTTCGGCGGCCTCCTGCCCACCCTCGCTGCGGCCCGCGAGCACCTGGCTCCCGGCGGCCGCGTCCTGATCGGTGAGTCGTTCTGGGACCGCGACCCGTCACCGGAGGCCGTCGAGATGTTCGGTGAACTCGACGACCTGGCGACGACGGTGGACCACGTCGTCGCCGACGGCTGGACGCCCGTCCACGGCCACGTCAGCACCCGCGCTGAGCTGGACGCCTACGAGTGGGCCTGCTGGGGCTCGCTGGCCTCATGGGCTCTGGACCACCGCACGGATCCGGCCGCCGCGCAGGTGCTGGAGGCTGCCACCGACGCACGTGCGCAGTGGCTCCACGGGTACCGGGACAGCTTCGGCTTCGTCTGCCTGGTGCTGCGTCGCACCTCGGAGTGA
- a CDS encoding RidA family protein — protein sequence MSSQVKAFGFGMPWESLYGYSQATQAGDTVYVSGQLSHDRHGNFVGAGDFELQVRTTLENLDLVLRQFGAERSQILETTVLVRNLRENFDTTARLHAEYFGEHRPASTVMGVSDLALPDQLVEIGALVRLDVKP from the coding sequence ATGAGTTCTCAGGTGAAGGCATTCGGGTTCGGCATGCCGTGGGAGTCGTTGTACGGGTACAGTCAGGCCACTCAGGCCGGTGACACGGTTTATGTGTCGGGGCAGCTGTCTCATGACCGTCACGGCAACTTCGTGGGTGCCGGCGACTTCGAACTGCAGGTCCGCACCACGCTGGAGAATTTGGACCTGGTGCTGAGGCAGTTCGGGGCCGAGCGTAGCCAGATACTGGAGACCACGGTTCTGGTGAGGAACCTGCGGGAGAACTTCGACACGACAGCACGCCTCCACGCCGAGTACTTCGGGGAGCACCGGCCCGCCAGCACGGTCATGGGCGTTTCCGACTTGGCACTGCCGGACCAACTCGTGGAGATCGGCGCGCTCGTGCGTCTCGATGTGAAGCCATAG
- a CDS encoding GNAT family N-acetyltransferase, whose amino-acid sequence MTDAAAWHQVVAASMAHDLPGVPSPGPGQVHAQLTKPTLDSSRLTWLATGADGVPIAVAGLRLFASEGRDHLAELELHVDPAHRRLGAGSRLLSTVVAACRTEGRRSLIVEAPAESPGEAFCVRWGFRRALSLDHLLLHLDRSDEAAVITAAGTGHPGYRLVHWTGTVPDGLADAFAAAKNAMNDMPMGELDYGSVAWDADRVRAMGKVISDRGDVLLTLAAVHDDGTMAGYTEVVLPGGSGPRAQQYDTAVVPAHRGHGLGLWVKAAMVRRLRSEHPEVVEIETDNAEDNVHMLAVNRALGFRSYRRTREFQLDVPAI is encoded by the coding sequence GTGACCGATGCCGCCGCATGGCACCAGGTCGTCGCCGCCTCGATGGCCCACGACCTGCCGGGAGTGCCGTCTCCCGGCCCGGGGCAGGTCCATGCCCAGCTCACCAAGCCCACCCTGGACAGCTCCCGGCTGACCTGGCTGGCCACCGGAGCGGACGGTGTCCCGATCGCGGTCGCGGGCCTGCGGCTGTTCGCCTCCGAGGGGAGGGATCACCTCGCCGAACTGGAACTCCACGTCGACCCCGCACACCGGCGTCTGGGAGCCGGCTCCCGCCTGCTGTCGACCGTCGTGGCGGCCTGCCGCACCGAGGGCCGGCGGAGCCTGATCGTCGAAGCTCCGGCGGAAAGCCCGGGCGAAGCATTCTGCGTACGGTGGGGCTTCCGACGGGCACTGAGTCTGGACCACCTGCTGCTGCACCTCGACCGGTCGGACGAGGCTGCCGTGATCACGGCCGCCGGCACCGGGCACCCCGGGTACCGGCTGGTCCACTGGACCGGAACTGTTCCCGATGGCCTTGCCGACGCCTTCGCCGCGGCCAAGAACGCGATGAACGACATGCCCATGGGGGAGCTGGACTACGGCAGCGTGGCGTGGGACGCCGACCGCGTCCGCGCCATGGGCAAGGTGATCTCCGACCGAGGGGACGTACTACTGACCCTCGCCGCTGTCCACGACGACGGCACCATGGCCGGCTATACGGAGGTCGTGCTCCCCGGGGGCTCTGGGCCGCGTGCCCAGCAGTACGACACGGCGGTCGTGCCCGCGCACCGCGGCCACGGGCTGGGGCTGTGGGTCAAGGCTGCCATGGTGCGCAGGCTGCGCTCCGAGCACCCGGAAGTGGTCGAAATCGAGACGGACAACGCCGAGGACAACGTCCACATGCTGGCGGTCAACCGCGCACTGGGTTTCCGCTCCTACCGGCGCACGCGCGAGTTCCAGCTCGACGTGCCCGCGATCTGA
- a CDS encoding AAA family ATPase gives MLYGRGIEQDQIRRMLTRAGDGASCALVLHGEAGIGKTALMEYAAGLAGPGRVLRTVGIESETELAFGGLHQLLWPVTDQLDRLPAPQAAALNAAFGVSGESVRDRFSLGTAVLTTLSQAAGGGPLLCLIDDSQWLDRASLDALTFAARRLHTEGVVMLFAVRDGVPGGQITGLPQLLLEGLDSAAVNAFLSDRVATLSPYAREQIIEQAQGNPLALLELPAALTAEQRAGQLNPVTLPAGLSSPSSRIQETFQEQIRRLPDATRAMLLVAAADDSGDLDLVLRASTRFGATLEDLEPAERATLVLLTEHTLSFRHPLVRSATYQDAALARRLAAHRALADALDGEPGDAQHADRRAWHLAAATTGTDEAVAAEMVGVAQRAGGRQGTASASASYERAAQLTADSAGRARLLAAAAFTSAEAGQFHRTAALTDRINALALDQGMLADFARVRAIVELDRGSPGQAARILLECADRLGRSADLAPVLTEAVQTAQSSGDRRLMADVAARLPESPEYAMARAMTGPLDAVRDTMRHAQAGDGGGEAGFAERVLAGTYSQLFADHRTTLDIAVACVRDCRAQDVVGWLHTTLHLLAEAHMSLGLHEEARSAAMEGLAVAQQFGRRHRETYLHATLATLAALQGGQEQCTDLSTAALDYADAHGIDLAAAHAHRALGLLDLGLGDAASALTHLEAARSRVGHPALAAFLLPDLVEAAIRAGQRERATEPATLLAQWAQAARQPAALALSHRCQALTAPDDQAEQHFKDALRLHDEGTTQPFERARTELLYGEWLRRERRRTDARNHLRTALETFDRLDAPPWASRARTELQATGETTDPDSRPDPLLSRLSPQEREVIRLAATGATNRQIATQLFLSPRTVGHHLYRAFPKLGITTRTELPLLLSQTDHPSLPQG, from the coding sequence ATGCTGTACGGGCGGGGGATCGAGCAGGACCAGATACGCCGGATGCTCACGCGTGCCGGCGACGGTGCGAGCTGCGCGCTGGTGCTTCACGGTGAGGCGGGAATAGGCAAGACGGCACTGATGGAGTACGCCGCCGGGCTCGCGGGCCCCGGGCGTGTGCTGCGGACCGTGGGCATCGAGTCGGAGACGGAGCTGGCCTTCGGTGGCCTGCACCAGCTCCTGTGGCCCGTCACCGATCAACTGGACCGGCTGCCCGCGCCGCAGGCAGCCGCCCTGAACGCAGCGTTCGGGGTGTCCGGCGAATCGGTGAGAGACCGGTTCAGCCTGGGGACAGCGGTGCTGACGACCCTGTCGCAGGCCGCGGGCGGCGGTCCTCTCCTGTGCCTGATCGACGACTCCCAGTGGCTGGACCGGGCGTCCCTGGACGCGCTGACGTTCGCGGCCCGACGGCTCCACACCGAGGGCGTGGTGATGCTGTTCGCCGTCCGGGACGGTGTGCCCGGCGGACAGATCACCGGCTTGCCGCAACTGCTGCTGGAGGGGCTCGACTCCGCCGCCGTCAACGCCTTCCTCAGCGACCGCGTCGCCACCCTGTCGCCCTACGCACGGGAACAGATCATCGAGCAAGCCCAGGGCAACCCCCTGGCCCTGCTGGAACTGCCCGCGGCCCTCACCGCGGAACAGCGTGCCGGCCAGCTGAACCCTGTCACCCTCCCCGCCGGGCTGTCCTCGCCCTCCAGCCGGATCCAGGAGACGTTCCAGGAACAGATCCGCCGACTGCCCGACGCCACCCGGGCCATGCTGCTGGTGGCCGCGGCCGATGACTCCGGCGACCTCGACCTCGTCCTGCGGGCATCGACGCGCTTCGGTGCCACGCTGGAGGACCTCGAACCCGCGGAACGCGCCACGCTCGTCCTGCTCACCGAGCACACCCTGTCCTTCCGTCACCCCCTCGTCAGGTCCGCCACCTACCAGGACGCCGCGCTGGCCCGGCGCCTCGCAGCCCATCGGGCCCTGGCCGACGCGCTGGACGGGGAGCCGGGCGACGCCCAGCACGCCGACCGCCGGGCCTGGCATCTGGCGGCCGCCACGACCGGAACCGACGAAGCCGTCGCTGCCGAGATGGTGGGCGTCGCGCAGAGGGCGGGAGGCCGTCAGGGGACCGCCTCGGCCTCGGCCTCCTACGAACGGGCAGCACAGCTGACCGCGGACTCCGCCGGACGCGCCCGGCTCCTGGCCGCCGCTGCCTTCACCTCTGCCGAGGCCGGGCAGTTCCACCGCACCGCGGCCCTCACCGACCGCATCAACGCGCTCGCCCTGGACCAGGGAATGCTCGCCGACTTCGCCCGCGTGCGGGCCATCGTCGAGCTCGACCGGGGATCACCCGGCCAGGCCGCACGCATCCTGCTCGAATGCGCGGACCGGCTCGGCCGTTCCGCCGATCTGGCCCCGGTGCTGACCGAGGCGGTCCAGACGGCACAGTCCTCCGGCGACCGCCGGCTGATGGCCGACGTCGCGGCCCGGCTCCCCGAATCGCCGGAGTACGCGATGGCGAGAGCGATGACCGGCCCCCTCGACGCGGTCAGGGACACGATGAGGCATGCGCAGGCCGGGGACGGGGGCGGGGAGGCGGGATTCGCCGAAAGGGTCCTGGCCGGGACGTACAGCCAGCTCTTCGCCGATCACCGCACCACCCTCGACATCGCCGTCGCCTGCGTACGCGACTGCCGGGCCCAAGACGTGGTCGGCTGGCTCCACACCACGCTGCACCTGCTCGCCGAGGCCCACATGTCGCTGGGGCTCCACGAGGAGGCCCGCAGCGCCGCCATGGAGGGGCTGGCCGTCGCGCAGCAGTTCGGCCGCCGCCACCGGGAGACGTACCTGCACGCGACCCTGGCGACACTCGCCGCCCTCCAGGGCGGACAGGAGCAGTGCACCGACCTGAGCACAGCGGCACTGGACTACGCCGATGCCCACGGCATCGATCTGGCCGCCGCCCACGCGCACCGGGCCCTCGGTCTGCTCGACCTCGGCCTCGGCGACGCCGCGAGCGCGCTCACCCACCTGGAGGCGGCAAGGTCCCGTGTGGGGCACCCCGCTCTCGCGGCCTTCCTCCTCCCCGACCTGGTGGAGGCCGCGATCCGGGCCGGGCAGCGAGAGCGCGCGACGGAGCCCGCGACGCTGCTGGCGCAATGGGCGCAGGCAGCACGCCAACCGGCGGCACTCGCCCTTTCGCACCGCTGCCAGGCACTGACTGCTCCGGACGACCAGGCCGAGCAGCACTTCAAGGACGCGCTGCGCCTGCACGACGAGGGCACCACCCAGCCGTTCGAACGAGCCCGCACCGAGCTGCTGTACGGGGAATGGCTCCGCCGCGAAAGACGCCGCACCGACGCCCGCAACCACCTTCGCACCGCCCTGGAGACGTTCGACAGACTCGACGCCCCGCCATGGGCGTCCCGGGCCCGCACCGAACTCCAGGCCACCGGCGAGACCACGGACCCCGACAGCCGCCCCGACCCGCTGCTCAGCCGGCTCAGCCCGCAGGAACGGGAAGTCATACGACTCGCCGCAACGGGCGCCACCAACCGCCAGATCGCCACCCAGCTCTTCCTCAGCCCCCGCACCGTCGGCCACCACCTCTACCGGGCCTTCCCCAAGCTCGGCATCACCACCCGAACCGAACTCCCCCTCCTCCTGAGCCAGACCGATCACCCCTCCCTCCCCCAAGGCTAG
- a CDS encoding serine hydrolase domain-containing protein has product MADKTESAATSTPARSRAECRLRLDDPVDRWLPELADRQVLKTYDGPLDDTVPARRPITVRDVLTSTFGLGMDLTSIGTPIMNEAFAQGLTPNLPTPMPEQDEWLRRLGALPLMHQPGDHWQYHLAGVLVSRVVGKTFEEALRDSVFGPLGMEDTGFHVPDDKIERLPVLYAPDPESGEFHVWDAPKGGRWNIPPAFQGGGGGLVSTVDDYRARATHEVRPNGPGAGRP; this is encoded by the coding sequence GTGGCGGACAAGACCGAAAGTGCCGCCACGTCGACTCCGGCAAGATCCCGGGCCGAGTGCCGGCTGCGGCTGGACGATCCGGTGGACCGGTGGCTGCCGGAGCTGGCCGACCGGCAGGTCCTGAAGACGTACGACGGCCCGCTCGACGACACCGTCCCGGCGCGCCGTCCGATCACCGTCCGGGACGTGCTGACCTCCACCTTCGGCCTCGGTATGGACTTGACCTCGATCGGTACGCCGATCATGAACGAGGCCTTCGCACAGGGGCTGACGCCCAACCTGCCCACGCCGATGCCCGAGCAGGACGAGTGGCTGCGCCGCCTGGGCGCGCTGCCGCTGATGCACCAGCCCGGTGACCACTGGCAGTACCACCTCGCCGGCGTACTGGTCTCCCGGGTGGTCGGCAAGACCTTCGAGGAGGCGCTGCGCGACAGCGTCTTCGGCCCCCTCGGGATGGAGGACACCGGCTTCCACGTCCCGGACGACAAGATCGAGCGGCTGCCGGTCCTCTACGCGCCCGACCCGGAGTCCGGCGAGTTCCACGTATGGGACGCGCCCAAGGGCGGCCGTTGGAACATTCCTCCGGCGTTCCAGGGCGGTGGCGGTGGTCTGGTCTCCACCGTGGACGACTACCGCGCCCGCGCCACACACGAAGTCCGTCCCAACGGACCCGGGGCAGGCAGGCCCTGA
- a CDS encoding GlxA family transcriptional regulator → MTKESSQALRATGAHRVVVIVDENSNPFELGCATEVFGLRRPEIGRDLYDFRLCSPAPRTLMRDGFFTLTGVAGLEAADEADTLIVPNRPDTEVPHRPAVLDAVRRAHARGTRLIGFCSGAFTLAEAGVLDGRRATAHWQWADSFRARFPSVHLESDVLFVDDGDILTAAGSAAALDLGLHVVRRDHGAEVASSVSRRLVFAAHRDGGQRQFVERPMPDLSDESLAPVLAWAQERLDSRLAVSDLAARAAVSSATLHRRFRAQLGTTPLTWLTGERLALACRLIERGEYRFEVVARRSGLGTAANLRALMRRETGITPSAYKARFGPEAN, encoded by the coding sequence ATGACGAAAGAATCCTCGCAGGCGCTTCGGGCGACGGGCGCACACCGGGTCGTCGTGATCGTGGACGAGAACTCGAACCCCTTCGAGCTCGGCTGCGCGACCGAGGTCTTCGGTCTGCGCAGACCGGAGATCGGTCGTGATCTCTACGACTTCAGGCTCTGCTCTCCCGCGCCCCGCACCCTGATGCGAGACGGGTTCTTCACGCTCACGGGAGTCGCCGGTCTGGAAGCGGCCGACGAGGCGGACACCTTGATCGTCCCCAACCGCCCGGACACCGAGGTGCCCCACCGTCCCGCCGTGCTCGATGCCGTCAGACGGGCGCACGCACGTGGTACGCGCCTGATCGGCTTCTGCAGCGGCGCCTTCACACTGGCCGAGGCCGGGGTCCTCGATGGCCGCCGGGCCACCGCGCACTGGCAGTGGGCGGATTCCTTCCGTGCCCGCTTCCCCTCTGTCCACCTTGAATCGGACGTGCTGTTCGTGGACGACGGCGACATCCTGACCGCAGCGGGGAGCGCGGCCGCGCTCGATCTCGGGCTGCATGTGGTCCGCCGCGACCACGGCGCGGAGGTCGCCAGTTCCGTGAGCCGGCGGCTGGTCTTCGCCGCGCACCGGGACGGCGGGCAGCGGCAGTTTGTGGAGCGCCCCATGCCCGACCTGTCGGACGAGTCCCTGGCGCCGGTCCTGGCCTGGGCTCAGGAGCGGTTGGACTCACGGCTCGCGGTCTCTGACCTTGCGGCCCGTGCGGCGGTCAGTTCGGCGACGCTGCATCGCCGCTTCCGGGCCCAGCTGGGAACGACACCGTTGACATGGCTCACAGGGGAACGTCTCGCCCTGGCATGCCGGTTGATCGAACGCGGTGAGTACCGCTTCGAAGTGGTCGCACGGCGCAGCGGGCTCGGCACCGCTGCCAACTTGCGCGCGCTGATGCGCCGAGAGACCGGCATCACTCCGTCGGCATACAAGGCCCGGTTCGGGCCGGAGGCGAATTGA
- a CDS encoding DMT family transporter, whose protein sequence is MSPLMLSVALALASAVAYAAAAIVQERVAASAAGPRYAPLRSPAWWVSVLLNGVGATLHVAALAYGPLSLVQPLGALTIVFALPMAALFVGRRAGRRAWRGALMATVGLAGLLSLTSGAEARSLSDGDRWLLAGATFGAVAVLFTAARLVGRSVLRSVVLAAAAGVSFGMASVLTKSVAEEWTPSAPLAEWTGLLVLSAFAVTGLLLSQASYRGAGLAAPLATVTVVNPVVAAAVGVTLFGESFRYGAAGTVAALICGAVAAGGLVQLTLDRMAVPPESLSVSSDRPVASEGDSPRPEVGQGVDVGAVPGTRPNLEVEVRSRAVAGRS, encoded by the coding sequence ATGAGCCCCCTCATGCTGTCCGTCGCCCTGGCCCTGGCCTCCGCGGTCGCCTACGCGGCCGCGGCGATCGTGCAGGAGCGCGTCGCGGCCTCCGCCGCCGGTCCGCGCTACGCGCCGCTGCGCAGCCCTGCCTGGTGGGTGTCCGTGCTGCTGAACGGCGTCGGTGCGACCCTGCACGTCGCCGCCCTGGCGTACGGGCCGCTCAGCCTGGTCCAGCCGCTGGGTGCGCTCACCATCGTCTTCGCGCTGCCCATGGCGGCCCTGTTCGTCGGCCGCAGGGCCGGGCGGCGGGCCTGGCGCGGTGCGCTGATGGCCACGGTGGGCCTCGCCGGGCTGCTGAGCCTCACCAGCGGCGCCGAGGCCCGGTCCCTGTCCGACGGGGATCGCTGGCTGCTCGCGGGCGCCACCTTCGGCGCGGTGGCCGTCCTCTTCACGGCCGCGCGCCTGGTGGGCCGGTCCGTCCTGCGCAGCGTCGTGCTCGCCGCGGCCGCGGGCGTCTCCTTCGGCATGGCCTCGGTCCTCACGAAGTCGGTCGCCGAGGAGTGGACGCCCTCGGCCCCGCTCGCCGAGTGGACGGGGCTGCTCGTGCTCTCCGCGTTCGCGGTGACCGGCCTGCTGCTCTCCCAGGCCTCGTACCGGGGCGCGGGCCTCGCCGCCCCGCTGGCCACCGTCACGGTGGTGAACCCGGTGGTCGCGGCGGCGGTGGGCGTGACGCTCTTCGGCGAGAGCTTCCGCTACGGCGCGGCGGGCACCGTCGCCGCGCTGATCTGCGGCGCGGTCGCCGCGGGCGGCCTCGTCCAGCTCACGCTCGACCGCATGGCGGTCCCGCCGGAGTCGCTGTCGGTGTCATCCGACCGCCCCGTCGCGTCAGAGGGAGACTCCCCGCGCCCTGAGGTAGGCCAGGGGGTCGATGTCGGAGCCGTACCCGGGACCCGTCCGAATCTCGAAGTGGAGGTGCGGTCCCGAGCTGTTGCCGGTCGATCCTGA
- a CDS encoding transglycosylase family protein yields the protein MAVRGRHRRHQPSRINRASLTVTAGGAGMALPLIGAGAAQAASLDVWEKVASCESSSSWHINTGNGYFGGLQFTQSTWERYGGTHYAPRADLASKDQQIAIAERVLKGQGPGAWPSCGPRAGLARGGEAPAAGDEGAGGNDVRTASVPGQRLLPEQPARSASPTTVPTVREMYTVTPGDSLSKIARDEHVKGGWQRLYEANRPVVGDDPDLILPGQRLTLRITAPKKSAEKAVEKAPGKAAPRAVKAAPPKAAPPRTAPPKTAVTTKPSHKPAPKPATEPSTQHTSKPAPEPAAKPVHKPAPKPAAKPSTGGYSAPVSADIGTRYGTRGSSWSSGYHTGVDFPVPTGTSVKAVAGGRVVSAGWGGAYGYQIVIRHDDGRYSQYGHLSALTVREGQRVQAGQRIARSGSTGNSSGPHLHFEIRTGPGYGSDIDPLAYLRARGVSL from the coding sequence ATGGCCGTACGCGGACGTCACCGCCGCCACCAGCCGAGCCGGATCAACCGTGCCTCGCTCACCGTCACGGCGGGAGGCGCCGGCATGGCGCTGCCGCTGATCGGCGCGGGCGCCGCACAGGCCGCCTCGCTCGACGTCTGGGAGAAGGTCGCGTCCTGCGAGTCCTCCTCCAGCTGGCACATCAACACGGGCAACGGCTACTTCGGCGGCCTCCAGTTCACCCAGTCCACCTGGGAGCGGTACGGCGGCACGCACTACGCCCCGCGCGCCGACCTCGCCTCCAAGGACCAGCAGATCGCGATCGCCGAGCGCGTCCTCAAGGGCCAGGGGCCCGGCGCCTGGCCGTCCTGCGGCCCCCGCGCGGGGCTCGCCCGTGGCGGGGAGGCACCCGCCGCGGGCGACGAGGGCGCCGGTGGGAACGACGTCCGCACGGCCTCCGTGCCGGGGCAGCGCCTCCTGCCCGAACAGCCGGCGCGGAGCGCGAGCCCGACGACCGTGCCCACCGTGCGCGAGATGTACACCGTGACGCCCGGCGACTCCCTGTCGAAGATCGCCCGGGACGAGCACGTCAAGGGCGGCTGGCAGCGCCTGTACGAGGCCAACCGGCCGGTCGTCGGCGACGACCCCGACCTCATCCTCCCCGGCCAGCGCCTGACCCTCCGCATCACCGCGCCGAAGAAGTCCGCCGAGAAGGCCGTGGAGAAAGCCCCGGGGAAGGCCGCCCCACGAGCGGTCAAGGCCGCGCCTCCCAAGGCCGCGCCCCCCAGGACCGCCCCTCCCAAGACCGCCGTGACCACGAAGCCGTCCCACAAGCCCGCCCCGAAGCCCGCCACCGAGCCGAGCACCCAGCACACCTCGAAGCCGGCCCCCGAGCCCGCCGCCAAGCCGGTCCACAAGCCCGCGCCCAAGCCCGCCGCCAAGCCGTCCACCGGCGGCTACTCCGCGCCCGTCTCCGCGGACATCGGCACCCGGTACGGCACCCGCGGTTCCTCCTGGTCCAGCGGCTACCACACCGGGGTCGACTTCCCCGTGCCCACCGGCACCTCGGTCAAGGCCGTGGCCGGCGGCCGGGTCGTCTCCGCCGGGTGGGGCGGCGCGTACGGCTACCAGATCGTCATCCGCCACGACGACGGCCGCTACAGCCAGTACGGGCACCTCTCCGCCCTCACCGTCCGCGAGGGCCAGCGGGTGCAGGCCGGGCAGCGCATCGCCCGCTCAGGATCGACCGGCAACAGCTCGGGACCGCACCTCCACTTCGAGATTCGGACGGGTCCCGGGTACGGCTCCGACATCGACCCCCTGGCCTACCTCAGGGCGCGGGGAGTCTCCCTCTGA